A genomic region of Maledivibacter sp. contains the following coding sequences:
- a CDS encoding PadR family transcriptional regulator, giving the protein MNIQFKKGVLELCVLSILTRKDCYGYELVNDISKNISISEGTIYPLLRRLTKEGLFSTYLKESQEGPPRKYYRLTERGEEVREALTKEWFTFVEGVNDIIEGEDINEQR; this is encoded by the coding sequence ATGAATATACAATTTAAAAAAGGAGTTCTAGAATTATGCGTATTATCTATACTTACTAGAAAAGATTGTTATGGCTACGAGCTAGTAAATGATATATCTAAGAACATATCCATATCTGAGGGCACCATATATCCTTTATTGAGGCGACTGACAAAGGAGGGACTTTTTTCTACCTATCTTAAGGAATCTCAAGAAGGCCCTCCAAGAAAATACTATCGATTAACGGAGCGTGGAGAAGAAGTCAGAGAAGCATTGACCAAAGAATGGTTCACTTTCGTCGAAGGGGTAAATGATATCATCGAGGGGGAAGATATAAATGAACAAAGATGA
- a CDS encoding DNA polymerase IV, with product MGKKIIHVDLDAFFASVEQRDNPKLKGKPVIVGGKANRGVVTTCSYEARKFGVHSAMPGFMAKKKCPHGIFLPVRHSRYREVSREVFDIFYELTDMVEPLSIDEAYLDVTNIDKSPIQIAKFIKEQVMKKTGLTISVGISYNKFLAKLASDWNKPDGIKVITREMIPKILEPLTIRKVYGIGKKSAEKLNKIGIFTVEDLLKLPKEYLTEFLGKYGNEVYDRIRGIDNRMVTSSRERKSIGREITLKKDTKDRDYLKKYLLGFSENISKTLIHKDVLAKTITVKIKTSDFENHTKSRTVHGYINSDKDIYDIACDIIEDMDMGVGIRLIGLTVSNFSDHEMEQLSFFDAEAFK from the coding sequence ATGGGTAAAAAAATTATTCATGTTGATTTAGATGCCTTCTTTGCATCTGTAGAGCAAAGGGATAATCCGAAACTTAAAGGAAAACCTGTGATTGTAGGTGGCAAAGCCAATAGAGGAGTTGTAACTACATGCTCCTATGAGGCAAGGAAATTTGGAGTTCATTCAGCCATGCCAGGATTTATGGCTAAAAAAAAATGTCCCCATGGAATATTTCTTCCAGTAAGACATTCAAGATATAGAGAGGTATCAAGGGAAGTTTTTGATATTTTTTATGAGCTAACGGATATGGTGGAGCCTTTGTCCATAGATGAAGCGTATCTAGATGTAACAAATATTGATAAGAGCCCCATCCAGATAGCCAAATTCATAAAGGAACAGGTCATGAAAAAAACTGGACTAACCATATCCGTGGGAATTTCCTATAATAAATTTCTAGCTAAGCTGGCATCGGACTGGAACAAGCCAGATGGTATCAAGGTAATAACTAGGGAAATGATTCCAAAGATATTAGAGCCTCTCACCATAAGAAAAGTATATGGCATAGGGAAAAAGTCCGCCGAAAAACTAAACAAAATCGGTATTTTTACTGTTGAAGACCTGCTTAAATTACCTAAGGAATACCTCACGGAGTTTCTAGGCAAATATGGAAATGAGGTGTATGATAGGATTCGTGGAATTGATAATAGGATGGTAACATCCAGCAGAGAAAGAAAATCCATAGGACGAGAAATAACCTTGAAGAAGGATACAAAGGATAGGGACTATCTCAAGAAATATTTGCTTGGATTCTCAGAAAATATCTCAAAAACACTAATTCACAAGGATGTTTTAGCCAAGACTATTACAGTAAAGATCAAAACCTCAGACTTTGAAAACCATACAAAGAGTAGGACCGTACATGGTTATATAAACTCCGATAAAGATATATATGATATTGCTTGTGACATCATAGAGGATATGGATATGGGGGTCGGAATAAGACTTATAGGATTAACAGTATCAAATTTTTCTGACCATGAAATGGAGCAGTTATCATTTTTTGATGCC